In Miscanthus floridulus cultivar M001 chromosome 8, ASM1932011v1, whole genome shotgun sequence, the sequence CGGCGACGACGCTGCAGCACGTAGTGTTCGGCATCGCGGCGTCGGCGCGCCTGTGGGAGAAGCGTAAGGAGTACATCAAGATCTGGTGGCGCCCAGGCGGGGGCATGCGGGGCTTCGTGTGGATGGACAGCCCCGTGCGGCCTTCCAGCGTGCCGGAGGGGCTGCCGCCCATCATGGTCTCCTCGGATACCTCCCGCTTCCCCTACACGCACCGGCGCGGGCACCGGTCGGCCATCCGCATCTCTCGCATCGTCTCCGAGACCTTCCGCCTCGGCCTCCCCGATGTGCGGTGGTTCGTCATGGGCGACGACGACACCGTCTTCCTCCCCGACAACCTCCTCGCGGTGCTCAGCAGGCTCGACCACCGGCAACCCTACTACATTGGCTCCCCCTCCGAGAGCCACCTGCAGAACATCTACTTCTCGTACGGGATGGCGTTCGGCGGCGGGGGCTTCGCCATCAGCCAGCCGCTGGCGGCGAGGCTGGAGCGGATGCAGGACGCGTGCATCCGGCGGTACCCGTCGCTGTACGGCAGCGACGACCGCATCCAGGCGTGCATGGCGGAGCTGGGCGTGCCGCTGACAAGGCACCCAGGGTTCCACCAGTACGACGTGTACGGGGACCTCCTGGGCCTCCTCGCCGCGCACCCCGTCGCGCCGCTCGTGTCGCTGCACCACCTCGACGTGGTGCGCCCGCTGTTCCCGAACGCGCGGTCCCGCCCGGCCGCGGTGCGGAGGCTGTTCGAGGGCCCCGTCATGCTGGACTCGGTGGGGGTGATGCAGCAGTCCATATGCTACGACGAGGCAAAGCGGTGGACGGTGTCGGTGGCGTGGGGGTTCGTGGTGATGGTGGCGAGGGGCGTGATCTCGCCGCGGGAGATGGAGACCCCCGCGCGGACGTTCCTCAACTGGTACCGACGCGCCGACTACAAGTCGCACGCTTTCAACACGCGGCCGCTGGCGCGCAACCCGTGCGAGCGGCCCGCGCTGTATTACCTGGCCTCTGCGCGGCgtgcggtggcgcgcggcggcgaGACCACTGTGACGAGGTaccagcggtggcggcggcgcgacgAGGCACGCCCGGTGTGCCGGTGGAAGATCCCAGACCCCGACACGCTGCTCGACAGCGTGCTCGTGGTTAAGAAGCCCGATCCCGCATTGTGGGATAAGGTAATCCTCGTCGAGCTCTCTGCCTctgttcatgctcatgctcagAGGACAATTCTACTCTACTCTATCATCTACGGCTAGTGTTTGATGCTGACTGGTTAGTTGTTTCATGATCGTGTTGCAGTCTCCGAGACGGAATTGCTGCAGGGTGCTATCGTCTCCCGGGGCAGGGGAGGACGGCAACAAGACGATGACCATAGACGTTAGTGTATGTGAGGACTGGGAGATCAACCAACGGTAAAATGTAATTATCACACAGACAAGCTGTATAGGTAATTCATCACTTTCACTTTGTCCTTTATTCCTGTAACAGTAAAGATATATAGAAGGGAAAAAAGAAAGAACATCTACACATCCCCTTCCCATATGAGCATTGATCATGCCGGTTCTTGTTCTTTTGTCCCTATATGAACCCATCTATCTACACATGCTAATGCGACAATGGACAAGTTTAAAGGACTAGAATTACACGTTCACACGGGAGTCCAAAGTTGATGTCGCTTGATGATACTGGCAGCTTTCAGGAGAATGTCTTGCTCTGTAGATGACCACTCCTCTGTCTTCTGTGGCCACAGAAAATCAATTGTTACTTTGTTAGTGAGGAAATAGGGCTCTGGTACACTAAACCAATAGTGCTACACTAAACTCCATGTACTGAACCGACCAATTGAGCTGTTGTACTACCAAATCACTCTGAAAAGCTCAGTTCAGCTTGGTTGTCAAGCTGCTTCCTAAATAGCCACCAACACTCAGAGAACAAACACAAAACCACAACACAGATTCCCAATATCAGCTAAACTCCAACAAAGCACGCAAGTGCACTTCTGCAGACTTATCTATCACGCAAAAGATGCTAGTGTGGTAACTCCTACATGATATTTGGCAGCACAATGTTGTTTGGAGATCATATATTCCTGTTTCCTTCCACATAATGAAGATATGAAACAAGGTTTTCATCCCTACATGTTTACAGAGCAGTATGTTGGCTGATGTTTGTTTGAACGACTGCTATTTCCACAAGAAGACAAATGTTTTCTGTAGATCAAAGTCTAATATATGATATACCAGACATTTCACATTGTGTTGTCGAATTAATAGTACCTCACATGTCAGAATCATGATAAGAGATCAGTTTTTTAAGTGGATCATAGTTAACGTACCGTGCTTTTGATGTTGCAACCAATGGTAAGCTCTCCAGTTGAACTTTCTAACCGTGAGAGATAGCAGTATGGAGCGTCAATTTTTGAGTTGGACATCAACATTACTTTTATCTCCTCTGTTATAGCAGGAATCTTTTCGATGTCTGCAATTCTTACAGGAAGTTTGGCCACGCTAGCATGCCACTGGGCCCTTGATTTGTTCACTATCACCTGCATGGAATTAAAGAATAAAGATAATAGTCCATGGAATTGCAATGAGTCCAAAACGCCACATtgttagaggagtcaagggcctattAGGCCTTAGCCCATTAAggttaattagtcgcttgcttaggggccaagtcagacctcttgatataatgagaggagatgtatcaatctataatcaagcaagagattagaaggaaatcccttctctcttgccggccgtgggCGAAGCCCCATGGCCAGCCTCCCCCAGCGCCTTtgcagccctagccgccgccgctgtgaacagtacccgcggtactgtagcgccgcgggtactgtggcgcgTCAGCCGTTGTCGTGACCCTCGccctctcaatcctagcaaccaCATAACCtctggtatcagagatctctggttcgatcatgtccaCCCCCTGCCGTCAGCGCCAGCGCCGTCGGCCGCGTCGGGGTTGTCGTCTGCATCCTCGGGAGCTCCCCTGACGTTGGAATCTTTGGCCGCCGACGTGGCTGTGATCGCCCGCGGCATGACGGCCATGCAGGCAGCCATGGCGGTCATGCAGGCGACCCTGGCCGCCCTGTATGCGAGTTCGGCGTCCGGCCCTTTCCCGCAGCCGGTCAACTGGCCGCCGCAACCGTGCAACGGACTCTTGACCGCCGAGGAGAGCAGCAGTCCCGCGCTGCTTTCCACCTCTGCTTCACTGATCCCGTCGTTCACCACCCCCAGCCCTGTGCCGCCACAGCAGGACAGCGATGGCGTCTTCTATGGGGGCGTGGATGGCATCCAGGCATCGGCGGCGCAGCTGCAGGCGGTGGCGCATTGCCTCCTAGAGCGCCGGCAGGGACGACAACACCCCATCTTCAAGCGGCGGCGTCCAGTCGTCCCTACAGCAGCAGCCTTGCAGCTCACGGATACAGAAAATGCTCCCTTCCATGCCTGTGGAAGATAAGCTGAAATGCCTGGTTCAATAACTGCAGCCCTGAAGAAGGAAGGAAACATCAGAGACCTCAGACATATTCAGAACAAGTATAACCAGAAAAATGATCTGCATCGTAGTAGTACGGTTTGTATAACAATACCACTGAATAAAACAATATCATGCTGTCAATCTCAGTATGAACAAATATAAAATACCATGTATAGCATCAATTTTCTAGCACGTATAGATATATATACTGCAGAGGAACATCATAGGaagttttcataaaaaaaatatatatatgaaaggaacATGAAAACTCCCAGAAACATGGTTTGACCTCAAAAGCATTCAGCGAAATTTCGTGGCCAATAATATTTTACAATAAGAAGGTACTAAGAAAAATAATCTCTCAAAAGGGGAAATAGCAAATAAGTCCTCACATCTGCGAAAATGCCATAAACGTGATGATATATTTTGCAGGATCTTCCTGTGCACTCCACAAGCTTGTTTCATAAGGCAGGTGTTTCTTAGTCGAGTCTCCCCAGAGTGTCCTGAAAGGACCATCTGATGCATACTTGTGCATCTTCCTTAGAACAACAGGCATTACAAACCAAGCCATTGCTGCACCAATCAGTGTCCCACCAAGTGGAACGATTACCTTTTCTTGATCTCCATGATTACCAAATAACTCTCGGATATGAAGTTTAATTACATCATTCAGACGCTTCACGTTGTTTCCTGCAGCAGTCCTAGCAGAACAATGCCCATCTTCTGACATATGAATCCAGGTGTTCCCACCATAATCTATACTGTCAACTTTAGAAGCTCCAGTAGAAGAAACCTTTGACATGGCAGCTAACAAAAGAGCCCCTCCATTGACTCAGATATCCAACATGCACATTGTCAAATAGTCAAATTTACATAACTGGAGATCAAACGTGCACACACAGTGACAAAAACATTGTGGAAATCAAGAAAGATAGCATTTCAAGCActtaggccatgttcgcttctcttataatccgtctgtttcagcttgttttttcagccgaaacagtgtttttctctcacaacaaatcagtcggaacagtatttcggcttttttcagcgaagcgaacggggccagagAAGAAGCTGGTCCAAGCAGTTTAGTGGTAAGATGCGCACTGCTCAGGGCCCCAAAAAACCTAGGGTCCAAACTTTTTTCTGAACACTAATTTGTATTAGTACTAATCAGCAAATTAGATGGGTGATGAATAAATTTGCAATAAAAAAAGCCTTCTTCATCCTTCGACCAACCAACTCTTGAGGCCCATGCATTTTCCCTGCCTCTAATTAATCCCCACCATGTTAGAGTCACAAGCAGGTATCTCTCTCACTCTCCCTTTCATCTTTCCAATCAGCAATCGCCACTCCAATTGGGAGAAATTTTCTCTGAGAAATTAACTCCCACCTCAGTGCTTGAAGGATAGCACATTTTAGGTAAAAGCATATTAGTCAATAGTTCCAAGATTTGCTTTTGGCAAGACATAGTGCTAAGATAATATTGTGGCGGCCATATGATTAATAAACACTTGTTTCCCTTTTTCTCCCCAACTTGTATTGGGGACCAATTTTTTGTTCGGTTCCGGGCCTCAAGATTCTtattgtcgggtatcgatattagggatacccaaagcaaggaagttagcgtccACGCTGACTTTCCCGGATGGAGCAAGACGAATTAAAAAGtttcgtccgaccccaaggccgcgggctccgcctcgcatgaccccaaggccgcgggctccgtctcgcccgacctcgaggccgtgggcgtctcgcccaaggccgcgggctccgtctcgtccgacctcgaggccgcgggctccatctcgcccaacctcgaggctgcgggctccgtctcgcccgacctcgaggccgcgggctctgtctcgcccgacccctcgggtgcgggtTTCGTCTCGTCCGACGAGGACCCATATCGCcgtcaaccactctaggtccaaaccTTGACACTAGGGAAAAAACTGACACGTCTCGATGTAACCCGCTGCCAAGACGgaccatacctaaggattcacatcaagaacagcgtcgggcgtgcaggtgttgttctgcctaaccctcgtacgagcgCTGACAGgcacgttagttcaccacgacgtccgccaggacaGAATGAaacgccatgaccggtagatgacgcatgtgcatggcgccagtgacgaacagggtcGCGACGTGGAACCGTCTCTGTTGACATCTACAAGATCGAcgggacctgcatgaaggagaaggacccggcgatcctggaAGCCTTCTGCTCCCTCTCGTTCTTCTCATTTTCCTCCTTTGTaacttgtgtttttccttcgcctataaaaggggaagcagggcgccccattaAAGAGGAATCCAGATCCGCATGAGACTGAACCACCAGATAAAAAATACAAGAGCACGACATGAACACACGGCTGAGgggcgatcgagctctcagcacccattcacttctttcatcagagacttgggatcctttccctctctcgcctgtttgtaacccctactgcaaaccaagtatcagtaacacgagcagcagcaaactggacgtagggacgtttcgtccgaaccagtataaacccttgtgtcctccgaccacaccatccgggccagacgcgcaaatacaaatttactcgtcggtggtccgaaaataCTAAGACTCATGTACATACCTAACTGCTATTCTATATCCGCTTTTTAGTCTCTCCTTGAGTAAAAGATTTAACATCACTAATGACTATTGCGACTCAACTTCATGTATAAAATTCAATTACCTGAatagggcaaaaaaaaaaaagaggtaaGTAATCTGTACCGGTATGCAACAGCTGACAGACAGCAAGTGAATGACTCTAAATCAAGTGAAACTCCTTTAAATAGATGTTTTAAAACGTTTATGATACGCAACTACACATAATAGTGAGTTGATGACATATTTTCCAGTATTTCCAACATGTAGCGGATATATCCGCATAGCTAGTTCTGAAATGTAGCCTTCACACAGTTCTGCAACACGATAACTAAAAAGAAGGCAAAGCAACAAACGACGGCATGATAAGTTTTCGTGGTGGGCAGTTAACCAAGATGAGCATTCCGTTGTGCTCAGAACTGCTATATGAAGTAATTCCGTGATGAAACATCAAGTACGTGTAAGCAATATCCCTTAACAAACTGGAGTACAGGGAAACGACTTCGAATCAGGTACAGTTGCTTTACTAAAGCACAACACATTGACACACATGAAAGACCAAACGCGTAGCTGATCGCAAGGTGTTCAAAGAAATGTCTCACCGAATATCCGCAGATCACTCGACGACGATTGCCGCAGTCCTGACGTTTCGGCGGAGAAACAAGCAAGCAACCGAGGGTGATCTCCAATCAGGCTACCACCATCCGCATTCCAACATCAAAACTGAAACTTTGAGTCTGCACTGAATTGAAACCAAACACTGAACTGAAACCAAACCGACGCTCAGCTCAATGGCAGAACGACGGGAAGAGGTAGCTATAAATCGCGTGCTCCAGACCTGGAGGGAAGTAGTACTAGAAGCTGCAGCTAATCAGCTGACACGCGCTGCAACTACTAATACAACTACTAGCAGACTAGAAGAGCGACTGTACGTGAGCAAACTTGGCTAGCCCAAAAAGCAAGCTGCTGGCTGTCAGGAGGTTTCGACACCTGGTCTTTCAATCAATCAAGGCAAAAATACCGGCTCCGCGACCCGTGGCTGCGAGAAGACGTCATGCACTGCGCTGGCCGTCACCCGTGGCTGTGATGGTGATGGCCCTTCACCCTGTATGTTTTTACTACGTACACGTACCCGGTACCCCTACCGCCAGGGCGTCAGGCTGACATGGCTAATGGCTTCAAACCTTCTGCTCCTCAGTGTTGGGATCCCAAGAACTAAAATTCAGTCCCTATCAAATCGGACGTTTACTACTAATtaaaagtattaaatatatactaattacaaaattaattacataatcaagactaattcacgagacgaatatATTAAGTCTTAGTCCATGATTTACCCATGCGATGCTATAGTAAATATAtgcaaatcatggattaattaagcTAAATAAATTCGTCTCATGAATTAGCTACgacttatgcaattagttttataattagcttatgTTTAGTTTCCCTAATTGCCATCCAAACACCCAATTTTATCTAGGCTAAACTTTAGCTGAAGTATCTGCTTCATATTCTTGCTACAATATGTGAAGGAGTCGAAGTCAGTAATTTTACTAGCTTCTTGTTTATTttaagagaagaaaaaaatatagaaaGGAGTCAGACTAGTAGAGCCATCAAAAACCCTATCAATCGGGACCTAAATCAAATGGGCTCCTGTTTGACGGAGATCCCGGCCACGACAAGCTGCCATGCGGGTACGAGACCATGTCTGTCTTTTGCTATCGCTAGGGAGGAAAAGCGGCC encodes:
- the LOC136475438 gene encoding uncharacterized protein encodes the protein MSKVSSTGASKVDSIDYGGNTWIHMSEDGHCSARTAAGNNVKRLNDVIKLHIRELFGNHGDQEKVIVPLGGTLIGAAMAWFVMPVVLRKMHKYASDGPFRTLWGDSTKKHLPYETSLWSAQEDPAKYIITFMAFSQMAAVIEPGISAYLPQAWKGAFSVSVSCKAAAVGTTGRRRLKMGCWLGVVNDGISEAEVESSAGLLLSSAVKSPLHGCGGQLTGCGKGPDAELAYRAARVACMTAMAACMAVMPRAITATSAAKDSNVRGAPEDADDNPDAADGAGADGRGWT
- the LOC136473739 gene encoding uncharacterized protein, translating into MKAAAGGGGKESPAASLLRFVLLLLLPLTVLYIFYTLHVILSSTPSCPPADPVTAKGTSNALAVSHLTNNYNLTSLTPSPPPRPPPPPAVLAATTLQHVVFGIAASARLWEKRKEYIKIWWRPGGGMRGFVWMDSPVRPSSVPEGLPPIMVSSDTSRFPYTHRRGHRSAIRISRIVSETFRLGLPDVRWFVMGDDDTVFLPDNLLAVLSRLDHRQPYYIGSPSESHLQNIYFSYGMAFGGGGFAISQPLAARLERMQDACIRRYPSLYGSDDRIQACMAELGVPLTRHPGFHQYDVYGDLLGLLAAHPVAPLVSLHHLDVVRPLFPNARSRPAAVRRLFEGPVMLDSVGVMQQSICYDEAKRWTVSVAWGFVVMVARGVISPREMETPARTFLNWYRRADYKSHAFNTRPLARNPCERPALYYLASARRAVARGGETTVTRYQRWRRRDEARPVCRWKIPDPDTLLDSVLVVKKPDPALWDKSPRRNCCRVLSSPGAGEDGNKTMTIDVSVCEDWEINQR